CACGCCGCTGCGGCGACCAATCAACGCATGCGAACTCTCGTCATAGTTGAAATAATCGTCGCCGAGTGTCGCGATCGGGATAAATCCGTCGGCGCCGGTCTCGGCAAGTTTGACGAAAAGCCCTGCGCCCGTAACCCCGGAGATCCGCCCCTCAAACGTGGCGCCCACCTGTTCGCTCAGAAATTGCGCGATCAAACGGTCGACGGTTTCGCGCTCCGCCGCCATGGCGCGCCGCTCGGTCGCGGAAATTTGCGCGGCGATCTCTGCCAATTGCTCGCCCGTCATGTCCGGCAGACCGTCATTGCCAAGACGTAGCGCGCGGATCAGGCCGCGATGAACGATCAGATCGGCATAGCGGCGGATCGGCGATGTGAAATGCGCGTAGCGGCGCAGATGCAGGCCGAAATGACCGTAGTTTTCGGCGACATATTCCGCCTGCGCTTGCGTTCGCAGCACGACATCGTTGACGATGTTCTCGTGCTCGGTGCCTTTGACCTGCGCGAGGATGCCGTTGAACTGGCGCGGCGTCAGCACTTGGCCCTTCGCGATCTTGATGTCGATCGAGGCGAGGAATTCAGCGAGCCCATTAAGCTTCTCGAATGTCGGCTCGCCATGCGCGCGATAGATCAGGGCCTGATGCACTTTTTCCAACGTCTCTGCCGCGGCGACATTGGCGAGGATCATGAATTCCTCGATCAGCCGATGCGCTTCAAGCCGCGGCGGCACGATCACGCGATCGACGGTCCCATCGGGCTTGAGCAGAAGCTTGCGTTCCGGCAGATCGAGATCGAGCGGGTTGCGCTTTTCGCGCGCGAGTTTCAATGATTCATAAGCGGCAAAGAGCGGCTTCAGCACCGGCTTTAACAGCGCCTGCGTTTCTTCGCCGGGCGTTCCGTCCCAGGCGGCTTGCACTTGCTGATAGGCAAGCTTCGCCGCCGATCGCATCAGCACGCGATGCACGTTGTGCGAGAGCGCGCGCCCGTCTTTGGCGATGATGATGCGGAAGGCGAGCGCGGCGCGATCTTCATTGGGCCGCAGTGAACAAAGGTCGTTGGAGATGCGCTCGGGCAGCATCGGCACGACGCGATCCGGGAAATAGACCGAATTGCCACGCTGGAGTGCATCGCGGTCAAGCGCAGAGCCTGGCCGCACATAGGCCGCGACATCGGCGATAGCGACATGGATGATATGGCCGCCGTCGTTATCGGGGTTGCGATCAGGTTGCGCGAACACCGCGTCGTCGTGATCCTTGGCGTCGGCCGGGTCGATGGTGATCAGGGGAATGTCGCGCCAATCCTCGCGCCCGGCGAGCGTCGCCGGCTTTGCGTGGGAGGCTTCCGCCAAAGCGTCCGAACTGAAAGCATTGGGAATGCTGTGCGAATGGATGGCGATGAGGCTCATCGCCTTTTCGCTCGCGAGGCTGCCGAGCTTTTCGCGTACGCGCACGGGTGCAAGACCAAGACGTCCGGTGCGCAAAACATCGACGGCGACGAGATCGCCTTCCTGCGCGCCATTGTGGCCACCTTCGGCGACCGTGAATTCACCGACGCGCGCGTTGCGTTTGTCGATCGGCACGACACGCGCGCCGCCCGATGGATCGGCGCGATAGATGCCGAGCACTTGTGTCTTGGCACGGTCGAAAAGTTTGATGACGCGGCCGTTATAGGCGGGATCGTTCGGGCCCGCTTCGTGCGCCGGTTCGACGCGAATCAGCCCGCGGTCGCCGACGCCGGGCACCGGCTGGCCGGGGCGTCGCTTGCCAACCTGGATGAGAATTTTCGGGATCGGCCCTTGTTCATTGTCCCATTCGACGGGCTGGGCAATCAATTCGCCGTCTGGGTCGCGGCTGGCGATATCGGCGAGGACGACAGCCGGCAATTGACCGGCCTTATGTAATTGTTTGCGGTTGCGCCCAACGGCGCCTTCCGCTTCGAGTTCTCTGAGTATTTTCTTTAATCCTATGCGATCCGCCCCGGTGATCGAGAAGGCGCGGGCGACTTCCCGCTTGCCAATTTTGGTGGGGCTGTTTGGTTGTTCGCGGCCGATGAAGGCGAGAATCTCTGCCTTCGAAGGCAAAGCGCCTTTCGGTCGTTCGGCTTTCGCGCCGGGCGGGCCGGCTTTTGCCGAGCCGGCTTTCTTGATCACGCTCTCTTCGCCTTCCGTGCGGGCGCCTTGGTCGCGGCCTTCTTCGCCGCAGCTTTTTTGGGCGCGGCCTTCGCTGTAGTTTTGGCGGGCTTGGCTTTCGCGGCAGTCTTCTTTTTCGTCGGGACGCCGCCCTTGGCGTCGATCAATTGGATCGCGTCTTCGAGTGTGATCGAATCCGCTGCCACGCCGTTCTTCAACGTCGCATTGATCTTGCCGAGGCTGACATAAGGACCAAAGCGTCCCTCGCGCAGAACGACATCACCACCGGACGGATGCTGGCCAAGCACGCGGCCCTGCGTCCCGCCACCGCCGCCGCCGCCGCCCTGCGCCTTGGCGGCGAGCAGGGCGATCGCGTCGTCGAGGGTTACGGTCGTCGGATCGGACTCGCGTGGCAGCGTCGCATTGATCTTGCCCCAATTGACATAGGGCCCGAACCGGCCGGCCTTGATGACCACGGCGCCGCCTTGCGGATGATCGCCCAATTCGCGGCTCGCGCTCGATGCCTGCGCGCCGAAGCGCCGTCCCGAGAGACCGCTCTCCTTGGCGACGATAAGATCGATGGCACGATTGCCGCCGATCGAAAGAATGTCCTCGTCCTTGCCGATATTAGCGTAGGTCTTGCCGTGCTGCACATAAGGCCCGTAGCGGCCGATGCCGGCAACGATCGGCGCTTTGGTTTCGGGATGGACTGCAACCTCGCGCGGCAGGCTCAACAGCGCCAGCGCCTGCTCGAGCGTCAAATCGGACGGATTTAGCGTCTTCGGTAGGGACGAGCGTTTCGGCTTCTCGCCTTCGCCTTGCTGCACATAGGTGCCGAAACGGCCGTCGCGCAACGTGATCTCGTCGCCGGTTTCCGGATCTTGACCGAGAACTTTCACACCAGGCCGGTCGCTGTCGCCAAGGCTCTCGGCCTTGGTATCGGCGAGTGTACGGGTGAACTTGCACTCGGGATAATTGGAGCAGCCGATGAAAGCGCCGAACTTGCCGAGCTTCAGCGACAATTGGCCATTGCCGCAGGACGGGCAGGCGCGGGGATTGGAGCCGTCTTCCTTCGTCGGGAAGATGTGCGGGCCGAGCAACTCGTTCAGCGAATCGAGAACTTGCGTTGTGCGCAGATCCTTGGTCGCATCAATCGCGCTCGAAAAATCCGCCCAGAAGTCGCGCAACACCTGCTTCCAATCGAGCTCATGATTGGAGACGTGATCGAGCTTTTCCTCGAGGCCGGCGGTGAAGTCATAGCCGACGTAGCGGGTGAAGAAGCTTTCGAGAAAGGCGGTGACGACGCGGCCTTTGTCTTCAGGATAAAGCCGTTTTTTCTCGAGTTTGACGTAATCGCGTTCGCGTAAGACCGCGAGCGTCGAAGCATAGGTCGAGGGCCGGCCGATGCTGAGTTCTTCCATCCGCTTGACGAGGCTCGCCTCGGTGAAGCGCGGCGGCGGCTCGGTGCGATGCTGGGAGGATTCGATCCTGTCTTTGGTCAGCGGCTCGCCCGCTGCCATCGGCGGCAGGCGGCTGGACTCATCGTCCTCTTCGTCGTCGCGGCCTTCCTGATAAAGCTTCAGAAAACCGTCGAAACGGATCACCTGGCCGGTGGCGCGCAGATCGAGCTTGCGCTTGTCGGCGACCGCTGAAATGTCGACGCTCGTGCGTTCGAGGTCGGCCGATTCCATCTGGCTCGCGACAGCACGCGTCCAGATCAATTCGTAAAGCCGCGCTTCGTCGTGGTTGAGGGAGCGGCCGATGCGCGGCGGCAGCAGCGACATATCCGTCGGGCGGATCGCCTCGTGCGCTTCCTGCGCGTTCTTGGCTTTCACCGTATATTTGCGCGGCACTTTCGGCACGTAGCGCTCGCCGTACTCCTTGCCGATCACCTTGCGCGCGGCGGCGATGGCCTCCGGCGCCACGTCGACGCCGTCTGTACGCATATAAGTAATGAGGCCGACTGTATCGCCGTCGATATCGATGCCTTCGTAGAGCTTCTGCGCGATCTGCATCGTGCGAGCCGGGGCAAACCCCAATTTGCGCGAGGCTTCCTGCTGCAGCGTCGAGGTCGTGAACGGCGGGGCGGGATGGCGCTTGGCAGGACGCGACTCGACGCTGACGACCGAGAACTGCCCGTTCTCTAGTGCGGTCTTGAGGCTGGCGGCTTCGTCCGCCGTCGCGATGTCGAGACGGCCGATCTTCTGGCCGTCGGCGCCGACAAGCCGGGCGACGAACGGCGCGCCGGCCTTGGTCTTCAGATGCGCCAGCAGCGTCCAATATTCCTGCGTGACGAATTGCTCGATTTCGAGCTCGCGGTCGCAGACCAGACGCAAAGCGACGGATTGCACACGGCCCGCCGAGCGCGCGCCCGGCAATTTGCGCCACAGCACCGGCGAGAGATTGAAGCCGACGAGATAATCGAGCGCACGGCGGGCGAGGTATGAATCGACCAGCGCCGCATCGATCTGGCGCGGATGCTTCATCGCGTCGAGCACGGCCGTCTTGGTGATCGCATTGAAGACGACACGCTCGACCGGAATGTCCCTCAAGACCTTCTTGTTCTTGAGGACTTCGAGAACGTGCCAGGAGATAGCTTCGCCTTCGCGGTCCGGATCGGTCGCCAGGATCAGCTTCTTGGCCGTCTTCGCGGCGGCGGCAATGTCGTTGAGCCGCTTGGCGGCCTTGGCGTCGACCTGCCAGAGCATGGTGAAATCCTGCTCCGGATCAACTGACCCATCCTTGGGCGGCAGATCGCGCACATGGCCGAACGAGGCGATGACCTCATAGTCACGCCCAAGGTACTTGTTGATCGTCTTGGCCTTGGAGGGCGATTCGACGATGACGAGATTCATGCGTTCTTAGCTCCGTGCTAAGCGGCTGAAGACGCTACATTTTTTGGAAATCGGCCAAGCCGTGAAGAGCTCCCGGCGCGTCTCTGGGCCGCCGCTCATTGTGGCGGAACATGGGGTAGGGGAGGCGTGGTGTCAAATCCCGGCCCAAATCCCGGCCTCAGACGTCCGGCTCCAAATCGCGGTAACCAGTGCATCGAAAAGGCCGGGAAATCCCTCGAGCGCGGCTTGCCGACGCCGCAGGTTCACCCGTATAGAACCACTTTAATGTCCGCTCCCCAGCCCCGCCAAAAATTTCGGCACCGCCATTTGCTCGGGATCGAAGGGCTTTCGGCCGAAGACATTATGATTCTTCTCGACCGTGCCGAAGAGGCAGTCGAAGTCTCGCGGCAGATCGAGAAAAAGCGCACGACGCTGCGCGGCCGGACGCTCATCAATCTTTTCTTTGAATCCTCGACGCGCACGCAATCGTCTTTCGAACTCGCCGGCAAAAGGCTCGGCGCCGATGTCATGAACATGTCGGTCCAGACCTCAAGCCTGAAGAAGGGCGAGACGCTGATCGACACGGCCGTGACGCTCAATGCAATGCGCCCGGATCTTATCGTCGTGCGCCATGCCCAGGCGGGCGCGGTGCATCTTCTCGCCCGCAAGGTCGATTGCGCGGTGATCAATGCTGGCGACGGCGCGCATGAACATCCAACGCAGGCTCTTCTTGATGCGCTGACGATCCGTCGCAACAAAGGTCCGATCGAAGGTCTCACGGTCGCCATCTGCGGCGACATCATGCATTCGCGTGTCGCGCGCTCGAATATCATCTTGCTCTCGGCGCTGGGCGCGCGGGTGCGTGTCGTCGGCCCCTCGACGCTGATGCCGGTCGGCATTGAGCGCATGGGCGTCGAGACCTTTCACGACATGAAGGCCGGGCTCGCCGGCGCTGATATTGTCATGATGCTGCGATTGCAGCGCGAACGAATGAGCGGCGGGTTCATGCCGTCATCGCGCGAATATTTCCGTTTCTTCGGCCTCGACCAGGAGAAGCTGCGCTTCGCCAAGCCGGATTCGCTGGTCATGCATCCGGGGCCGATGAACCGCGGCGTCGAGATCGATTCGAATATCGCCGACGGCCCGCAGAGCCTGATCCGCGAACAAGTCGAAATGGGCGTCGCGGTCCGCATGGCCGTTCTCGCGGCGCTCGCCGAGCATTTGCCCAATGAGTGAGGCGCGATGAAACACGCCCCGACCGGCGCCATCGCCCACCAGCCGCTGGCGCTCGTCAATGCACGGCTGATCGATCCCGCGCGCGAAACCGAGGAGCGCGGCGGCGTCCTCATCATCGACGGCATCATTCGCGATCTCGGGCCGCAGGTCGTGGCTGCGTCACTGCCGCCGCATGCGCATATCATCGATTGCGCCGGCGATGTCGTCGCGCCGGGCCTCATCGACATGTGCGCCTTTGTCGGCGAGCCGGGAGCGGAGCATCGCGAGACGATCGCGACGGCGACAGCGGCGGCGGCGGCGGGCGGCGTCACGACCATTCTGGCGCGGCCCGACACCAATCCGCCGATCGACGAACCGGCCGTGGTCGATTTTCTACAGCGGCGCGCCCGCGATACCGGCATCGTCCGGGTTCTGCCGATCGCCGCTTTGACACAGGGCCTGCACGGCGAAGAGATCGCGGAGATCGGTCTTTTGAAGGAAGCGGGTGCGGTCGCCTTCAGCGATGGGCCGCAATCCCTGCGCAACGCGCGCGTCATGCGACGCGTGATGGCCTATGCCAAGGATTTCGATGCGCTGATCCTGCATTTCACGCAGGATCCCGACCTCGCCACCGGCGGCGTGATGAACGAAGGCGAATTCGCCACACGCCTTGGCCTGCCGGGCGTGCCGCGCGAGGCCGAAACGATCATGCTCGATCGCGACATTCGCCTCGTTGCGCTGACCGGCGCGCGCTATCACGCCGCTCTCATCTCGACGACGCTCTCGCTCGATGCCATTCGCGCGGCAAAGGCCGCGGGCCTGCCAATCACCTGCGGCACCTCAATCAATCATCTCGCGTTGAACGAAAACGATATCGGCGATTACCGCACCTTCCTGAAGCTTTCGCCGCCGCTGCGGCGCGAGGATGAGCGTCTGGCGCTCGTTGAGGCGCTGGCCGAAGGGCTGATCGATGTCGTCGTCTCGGATCACAATCCGCAGGACGTCGAGACGAAGCGGCTGCCGTTTGCGGAAGCCGAGCCGGGCGCCATCGGCCTGGAGACGATGCTGTCGGCCGGCTTGCGGCTCGTCCATGCGGGGGAAATCGAACTGCCGCGATTGCTCGCGGCGATGTCGTCGCGGCCGGCGGAAATCCTCGGTCTGCCGCAGGGACGGCTTGAGATTGGGGCGCCGGCCGATCTCATCCGTTTCGATCCTGATGAGCCCTATGTGCTCGATCCGGTGACGCTGCATTCGCGCTGCAAGAACACGCCTTTCGACGAGGCCCGGATGCAGGGGCGGGTGAAGCTGACAATCGTCGCGGGCGAACTCGTCTGGCGCGAAGGCTGAGACCGGGCCCTAATAGGCCGCGGTGAAACGCGCCCGGCTGTGCCGGTGTTGCTCCAGTTCGTCGACCATTGCGATGGCATAATCCGCGAAGCTGATTTTGCTTTCGCCGGCGGCGTCGGTGACGAGTTGATTGCGACCCAACCGGAAATGGCCGAGGCGCGGACCCTTGAAGAGGAGTGCCGCAGGCGAGAAGAACGTCCAATCGATCTCTTTCTCTTTGCGAAGTGCATCGAGGAAGACGATTCCGGGTCGGGCGATGGGTTTCCATTCTTCGGGGAAGTCGGGCGTATCGATCAATAGTTTGCCGGGCGCGACTTCAAGGCTCGCGGCGCCACCAGTCACCAGCAGTCTTTTGACTCCGGCTTGTTTGAGCGCCGAAAGCAAGGTCGCCGCGGGGATATCGAAATGCAGCGCGCTGATGACGGCGTCCGTCCCGCGAATCAATGCGGCCAGCGCGGCAGGATCGGAGGCGTCGCTCGCTTTCGCGATCACGCCCGGCGCCTTCGGGATGGCTTCCGGCTTGCGGGCGATGGCGAGCACGTGGTGGCCTCGTGCGGCAAGCTCCTTGATGATTTCCGAACCTGCCTGGCCGCTGGCGCCGAGGACGCTGACATTCATTTGCACCTCCATGGTTTCCATTGGCAACCATGTGTATTATTGAAACCAGTCATGCAAGACGGCACTTTTTCGACACCTGATTACCGCCAGGAAACCTCGCAAGAAACTCCGATTGATCGCGGAAACGCGTTCGCCGCCAATTGCCCGACGCGGCAATTGCTGGATCGTGTCGCCGACAAATGGAGCGTGCTCGTGCTCCTGATTTTGGGCGATGGTGACATGCGATTCGGCGGTCTGAAGCGGCGCGTCGAAGGCGTTTCGCAGAAAATGCTCAGTCAGACCCTGCGTTCGCTCGAGCGGGACGGTCTCGTCACACGCGAGGTCACGCCGACGATGCCCGTTATGGTCACCTACGGCATCACGCCGCTCGGCCGGGAGCTGCTGTCGGCGTTGCGATCGATGATCGACTGGGCCGAAACCAGCATGGTCAAAGTTGTGGCGGCCCAGCGCAGCTACGACGCGCGCCCCTAGGCCCAGGCTTGGCCGGATTTATGCAAGGCCGCCTGTGCCGCAGCGCAACGTAATTTTTTTGACGAAAAGCGCAAAATCCCCTTCCAGTTTCTTCACGCGACTGCTATTTTCTTTATAGGAAAATTGCTTTAGGTTCAGGAAACACGCGAGGCAGTGGGATGTGCGGCATCGTTGGACTCTTCTTTAAAGATCCAGCTCTGGAGCCGGATCTCGGCAAGCATCTCTCGGTCATGCTGGAGACGATGACGGCGCGCGGCCCCGACAGCGCCGGTTTCGCCGTCTATGGCGAGGGCGAGAAAAGCCGCACCAAGATCACTCTGCGCGCGCCGGCGGACTTTGAAAGCTACGGAGCCCTGGAAAAGGCGCTTGAGCCAGGTGCCAGCGTCACGCGCCGCGGCACCCACATTGTTGTCTCCGTGCCGACAACCGATGTCGAAGGCGTTCTGCAGAAGATCAAGCACGAGGCTCCGACGCTCACGGTCAGCTCCGTCGGCACGCATATGGAGCTTTATAAAGAGGTCGGCCTGCCGGCCGACGTCGCCAAGAAATTCCACCTTGCTGAAATGAGCGGCACGCATGGCATCGGCCATACGCGCATGGCGACCGAATCGGCGGTGACGACCGCGGGCGCGCATCCGTTCTCGACCGGCAAGGATCAATGCCTCGTCCACAACGGCTCGCTGTCGAACCATAATCAGATGCGCCGCAAGCTGATCCGCGAAGGCATTCCCTTCGCGACTGAGAACGACACGGAAGTGGCCGCCGGCTATGTGTCCTGGCGCCTTGCGCAGGGTGATAGTCTTGGCGAAGCGCTCGAATCCTCGCTGAAAGACCTCGACGGTTTCTATACTTTCGTCGTCGGCACCGACACGGGCTTCGGCGTTCTGCGCGATCCGATCGGCTGCAAACACGCCGTTATGGCCGAGACCGATCAATACGTCGCCTTCGGCACCGAGTTTCGCGCCCTGAGTTCACTGCCCGGCATTGAGAACGCGAAGATTTTCGAGCCAAATCCCGCCACCGTCTATTTCTGGAACCGCGCGGCATGAACATTCAATCGCAAACCGTGAAGAAAGCTGCGGGCAAAACCGATCTCGGCCATGCCCGCACGTTTGATCTCGCGACGAATTCTGTGCGCGAGTTGAACCGTGCACTGCACGCGATCCACCCAGGCAGCAATGCGAATTTATTTCGCGTGCTCAATCCGCGTGGCGTTCATGCAATCGCGGCGGGTGTGGATGCGGACGTGACGATCGAGATCGATGGTGACGTCGGCTATTATTGCGGCGGCATGAACCAGCTGGCGACGATCCTCATCGAAGGCAGCGCCGGCATCGGCCTCGGCGAAAATATGATGTCGGGCCTGATCCACGTTCGCGGCAATGCCAGCGATTCCGTCGGCGCGACGGCGCATGGCGGTTCGATCATTATCGATGGCGATGCATCGGGGCGCTGCGGCATTTCGATGAAGGGCGTCGATATTATCGTGAAAGGCTCCATCGGCCCGATGTCAGCCTTCATGGCGCAAGCGGGCACGCTCGCCGTCTTCGGCGATGTTGGCGAAGCCTTCGGCGACTCGCTCTATGAGGCGAAGCTTTATGCGCGCGGGAACGTTGCGAGCCTCGGCGCTGATTGCATCGAGAAGGAGATGGACGATCAGCATCGCGCTGAGCTCTACGAAAAATTCAAAGAGCTCGGCCTCGCGGGCGAAGTCGATGTCGGCGAATTCAAACGCTACGGCTCGGGGCGGACGCTTTATCATTTCCATGTCGACAATGCGGGAGCTTATTGATGAACGAGCAGGTTAAAGCTCCACGTACGATGCCGCGTTTTTCATCGACATTTGACGCCTACACACTTTCCGAGATTCGGCGCTCCGCCGCGACTGGTATCTATGACATTCGTGGCGCGGGTGCGAAGCGGCATCTGCCGCATTTCGACGATCTGCTCTTTCTCGGCGCGTCGATGTCGCGCTATCCGCTCGAAGGCTATCGCGAGAAATGCGGCACGGCGGTCACGCTCGGCACGCGGTTCGCGAAAAAGCCGATTGAGCTCAAAATCCCGATCACGATTGCCGGCATGAGCTTCGGCTCGCTGTCGGCGCAGGCGAAAGAAGCACTGGGGCGCGGCGCCTCGACGGTTGGTACGTCGACGACGACGGGCGACGGCGGCATGACGCAGGAAGAGCGCGGCCATTCCAAGATTCTTGTCTACCAATATCTGCCGTCGCGCTACGGCATGAATCCCGATGATCTTCGCAAGGCCGACGCGATTGAAGTTGTCGTCGGGCAGGGCGCCAAGCCTGGCGGCGGCGGTATGCTCCTCGGCCAGAAGATTTCACCGCGTGTCGCGCAGATGCGCACGTTGCCCGAGGGTATCGACCAACGCTCAGCCTGCCGCCATCCGGATTGGACCGGCCCCGACGATCTTGAAATCAAGATCGAGGAATTGCGCGAGATCACCGATTGGGAAAAGCCGATCTATGTGAAAGTCGGCGCCTCGCGGCCTTATTACGACATCGCGCTGGCGGTGAAAGCGGGCGCCGACGTCATCGTGCTCGACGGCATGCAGGGTGGCACGGCGGCGACGCAGGAAGTCTTTATCGAACACGTCGGCATCCCGATCCTCGCGGCGATCCGTCCGGCTGTGAAAGCGCTGCAGGACCTCGGCATGCATCGCAAGGTGCAACTCATCGTCTCCGGGGGCATCCGCAACGGTGCCGATGTGGCGAAGGCCTTGGCGCTCGGCGCCGACGCGGTCTCGATCGGCACTGCGGCGCTTGTTGCGCTGGGCGACAACGATCCACATTGGCAAAGCGATTACGAGGCGCTGGGAAGCGCCGCGGGCGCCTATGACGATTGGCACGAGGGGCGCGATCCAGCGGGCATCACGACGCAGGACCCGAATCTTGCGAAGCGGCTCGATCCGGTCGCGGCCGGCCGCAGGCTCGCCAATTACCTGTCGGTACTGACGCTGGAAGCGCAGACGATTGCCCGCGCTGCCGGCAAGAGCCACGTCCATAACCTCGAGCCGGAAGACTTGGTGGCGTTGACGGTCGAGGCTGCCGCTATGGCCGGTGTGCCGTTGGCCGGAACGGATTGGATACCGGGGACTGGCGGGCGCTGAACGCGCCGCCATGCCCCACTCCTTGCCGCTTCATTCCACCAACTCGAAATCGCCCGGCTTCCACGTTTTGTCGAACCAAGGTTCGAGGGGCGCGTAGAGCCGTAGCAGGCTGTTCCAGCCTTTGCCCGGCATCGTCTGCACCCAATTGTTTTCGTGACCTGCTGGCGCTTTCGGGGCGAACCAGACAGTCACCGATCCGTCTGCATTTTTAATGATGCCCTTCTGATTGCTGTCGAGGCCAGAGGTTTTCTGGTCGGTCTCCAGCATTGAGCGGGTTTGTCCGTCATAGACCATAAACGACCAGAACTGCGCGGCAGGGATCGGCGCTGGCAAGGTGATCTTGTAGGTCTTGCCCCCATCCAGATAACGGCCCTTAGAATCTCGCGTCGCGTATGCATAGGCCGATCCGGTGCCAGGCTTCGAATAGGCCATCGCGGGCGTAATGCCAGCGGCGTAATAGTGGAAGAGGGCCCGAGCATCGAGCATACGCTCACCATTGTTCATGAAATCGTATGCGCCACCTATGAACGGTGTTCCCCACTGCCGATCAGGATAGAACATCACCCTTTTGTCGCGAGGCGCGAAAACAATTGCGCGGGCGGTCGCGTTGCCGACCGCTACAGCACCGGTCAAAATGTCTTTCATTCGAGCGTCCGGCGCGAAAGGTTCACCCTTTTTTATGCCTATTGATGCGAATAAACCCACCAGTTCGGGGTCAAACGCATCGGCAGGCTCATGCTGGATGACGGCATCCAGCTCATTGTAGAACTCAAACGTGTTGGCGTGAACCGTATTGATCTGCATCCCTGATGTGTTGACGATGGTTGCGGACGGCGGACTGCTTGCCTCGGATAGCGGATAGACTCGCGCCTTTGCCTTTACGCCTTGCGCAGCGGCCGCAATGTCACCGTTTTTGACGAAAGCCCGAAAGAAAATGAAGTTGCCATAGGTGCGCGGCCTTACGACGAAATAGCCTTGCGACGGCAATTCACCTGTGTAGCCAGGCGGAACGAACAGGTATTTGCCGCCTTTGCCCTTATCCGGTCCGACCAATCCCACGTCCGTTACGTAGCGGGAAAAAGCGTCATTCACAGGACCGAGCACGCCGGGCGGTATGTCAACGACAACCGGACTGTCCTTAAGGTCCATGCATAAGAAAACATACACAGTCGTCGAATTCGGTGTCAGCATAAGCGTGCGTGCATCCAGCAGGTTTTCCGTAATGGAAATGCCACCGTTACGCTTGATGCCTGCTTGGCTCAGGCCCTCGCAGAATGCGTAAGCGGACGCGGCAGGTATGCCGGACAGAAACGTCTCAACGCCGCGCGTAAAATCGAGGTTGTCATAGACCTTTTGCACGGTCGGCGCGTCGGGCAAGCCGTCGAAAAATTTCAGCGTTCCAATGCGCGTCTGTACCGTGTTCGGTGTCGTGATGTACGCAGGGACTTTTGCGGCGTACTTTGCTGAAGACTGTTCGTAAGCACAGGCGGGGCCGATGGCCACCGCGCCAAGTGTCAAGGCGACGGCGAATTTAAGGATTGCATACATCCCATACTCCCGCTGTTGTCGCGCCCAAATAGGACTGCGCGGCACGGTGAGTACACCTTACACTCAATATGTATGAGTGAGTGCCTATTCTCCGGGCTGTCGCAGGATTTAGAAGCCGCCCGGGAGCTTAGGGGCCGCTAGGGGATGGCGGCGGCTTCGAGGAAAGCGGCCGGGAGCGAAATGAGGGATTTCTTCGTGCTCAAAGCTTCAAGTTTGGATAAACTCGTCCCACAAAGTTTTTAGAA
This Methylovirgula sp. DNA region includes the following protein-coding sequences:
- a CDS encoding protein glxC, which produces MNIQSQTVKKAAGKTDLGHARTFDLATNSVRELNRALHAIHPGSNANLFRVLNPRGVHAIAAGVDADVTIEIDGDVGYYCGGMNQLATILIEGSAGIGLGENMMSGLIHVRGNASDSVGATAHGGSIIIDGDASGRCGISMKGVDIIVKGSIGPMSAFMAQAGTLAVFGDVGEAFGDSLYEAKLYARGNVASLGADCIEKEMDDQHRAELYEKFKELGLAGEVDVGEFKRYGSGRTLYHFHVDNAGAY
- a CDS encoding glutamine amidotransferase family protein; this translates as MCGIVGLFFKDPALEPDLGKHLSVMLETMTARGPDSAGFAVYGEGEKSRTKITLRAPADFESYGALEKALEPGASVTRRGTHIVVSVPTTDVEGVLQKIKHEAPTLTVSSVGTHMELYKEVGLPADVAKKFHLAEMSGTHGIGHTRMATESAVTTAGAHPFSTGKDQCLVHNGSLSNHNQMRRKLIREGIPFATENDTEVAAGYVSWRLAQGDSLGEALESSLKDLDGFYTFVVGTDTGFGVLRDPIGCKHAVMAETDQYVAFGTEFRALSSLPGIENAKIFEPNPATVYFWNRAA
- a CDS encoding NAD(P)-dependent oxidoreductase, with translation MNVSVLGASGQAGSEIIKELAARGHHVLAIARKPEAIPKAPGVIAKASDASDPAALAALIRGTDAVISALHFDIPAATLLSALKQAGVKRLLVTGGAASLEVAPGKLLIDTPDFPEEWKPIARPGIVFLDALRKEKEIDWTFFSPAALLFKGPRLGHFRLGRNQLVTDAAGESKISFADYAIAMVDELEQHRHSRARFTAAY
- a CDS encoding dihydroorotase; protein product: MKHAPTGAIAHQPLALVNARLIDPARETEERGGVLIIDGIIRDLGPQVVAASLPPHAHIIDCAGDVVAPGLIDMCAFVGEPGAEHRETIATATAAAAAGGVTTILARPDTNPPIDEPAVVDFLQRRARDTGIVRVLPIAALTQGLHGEEIAEIGLLKEAGAVAFSDGPQSLRNARVMRRVMAYAKDFDALILHFTQDPDLATGGVMNEGEFATRLGLPGVPREAETIMLDRDIRLVALTGARYHAALISTTLSLDAIRAAKAAGLPITCGTSINHLALNENDIGDYRTFLKLSPPLRREDERLALVEALAEGLIDVVVSDHNPQDVETKRLPFAEAEPGAIGLETMLSAGLRLVHAGEIELPRLLAAMSSRPAEILGLPQGRLEIGAPADLIRFDPDEPYVLDPVTLHSRCKNTPFDEARMQGRVKLTIVAGELVWREG
- a CDS encoding helix-turn-helix domain-containing protein, with translation MDRGNAFAANCPTRQLLDRVADKWSVLVLLILGDGDMRFGGLKRRVEGVSQKMLSQTLRSLERDGLVTREVTPTMPVMVTYGITPLGRELLSALRSMIDWAETSMVKVVAAQRSYDARP
- a CDS encoding FMN-binding glutamate synthase family protein, coding for MNEQVKAPRTMPRFSSTFDAYTLSEIRRSAATGIYDIRGAGAKRHLPHFDDLLFLGASMSRYPLEGYREKCGTAVTLGTRFAKKPIELKIPITIAGMSFGSLSAQAKEALGRGASTVGTSTTTGDGGMTQEERGHSKILVYQYLPSRYGMNPDDLRKADAIEVVVGQGAKPGGGGMLLGQKISPRVAQMRTLPEGIDQRSACRHPDWTGPDDLEIKIEELREITDWEKPIYVKVGASRPYYDIALAVKAGADVIVLDGMQGGTAATQEVFIEHVGIPILAAIRPAVKALQDLGMHRKVQLIVSGGIRNGADVAKALALGADAVSIGTAALVALGDNDPHWQSDYEALGSAAGAYDDWHEGRDPAGITTQDPNLAKRLDPVAAGRRLANYLSVLTLEAQTIARAAGKSHVHNLEPEDLVALTVEAAAMAGVPLAGTDWIPGTGGR